A genomic segment from Chitinophaga flava encodes:
- a CDS encoding FAD-binding oxidoreductase → MESHIVKVLSVTPVTHNVRCFKVEKPEGYTFVPGQATEVAVNKPGWEEERRPFTFTGLNEWDHLEFTIKIYEDHHSVTDQLGHVQAGDSFIIHDVWGAIHYKGEGVFIAGGAGVTPFIAIFRDLQRKGQLGHNKLFFSNRTFGDIILKEEFEQMLGDNFINTITREEVPGYEHHIIDEAYLKRKLPNFDRQFYICGPDIMVQDLRAVLERLSGSADLVTVEV, encoded by the coding sequence ATGGAAAGCCATATCGTAAAAGTATTGTCGGTAACCCCGGTAACACACAATGTCAGATGTTTTAAAGTAGAGAAGCCTGAAGGCTATACTTTTGTCCCCGGGCAAGCCACCGAAGTGGCTGTTAACAAGCCCGGATGGGAAGAAGAGCGTCGCCCCTTTACTTTTACCGGTCTGAATGAGTGGGACCATCTGGAGTTTACCATCAAGATTTATGAAGATCACCATAGCGTGACCGACCAGCTGGGCCATGTGCAAGCCGGCGACAGTTTTATTATCCATGATGTATGGGGCGCCATCCATTACAAAGGTGAAGGCGTTTTTATCGCCGGCGGCGCCGGTGTTACCCCTTTTATCGCCATTTTCCGTGATCTGCAGAGGAAAGGCCAGTTGGGTCACAACAAACTGTTTTTCTCCAACCGGACCTTTGGTGATATAATTCTTAAAGAAGAATTTGAACAGATGCTGGGCGACAACTTTATTAACACCATTACAAGAGAAGAAGTGCCGGGTTATGAGCATCATATTATAGATGAAGCTTATTTGAAAAGAAAGCTTCCCAATTTCGACCGGCAATTTTACATCTGTGGCCCTGATATAATGGTTCAGGATCTCCGTGCAGTACTGGAAAGATTGTCCGGTAGCGCCGATCTCGTGACCGTAGAAGTCTGA
- a CDS encoding Nramp family divalent metal transporter translates to MNYNHATSLSEVHQSIDTNGKSKWKKLFAFFGPAYLVSVGYMDPGNWATDLAGGSQYGYKLLWVLLMSNMMALLLQSLSARLGIVRGRDLAQANRETYPKGVNFILYLLAEVAIAATDLAEVLGMAIGIQLLTGLPLIWGVSLTVFDTFLLLVLQRYGIRKMEAFIVALVAIVGISFLIQLIMAKPNMGEVVHGFIPTLPDNTALYIAIGIIGATVMPHNLYLHSALVQTRKIKRDDAGIKQALKLNFIDSTIALNLAFLVNAAILILAAAVFFKTGRTDVAEIQDAHQLLEQLLSSKLAPILFAVALIAAGQSSTVTGTLAGQIIMEGYLHLRINPWLRRLLTRLLAIVPAFFTILIAGENQVGPLLVFSQVLLSMQLGFAIIPLIHFVSDKHTMGKYAIKPVVKVISWAITALLVYLNMRMVYTEAMNYISGTGNIYVDGIIILAMLGFVALLVITIVYPLLSRYRQEATGGIHTPQVSLGELEKPEYKRIAMALEFSKKDEQIISYAIAHGNAQTEYILIHIVESASAKYFGKESDDFETRKDQEQLDTYLALLQSRGIKARGQLGFRHRAKEIARIANNEKADFLILGGHGHKGIKDWIYGETADQVRHFVKIPVLVVQ, encoded by the coding sequence ATGAATTATAATCATGCTACGTCCCTGAGTGAAGTACATCAGAGCATCGACACCAATGGTAAATCGAAATGGAAAAAACTTTTTGCATTCTTCGGACCGGCCTACCTGGTCAGTGTAGGATATATGGACCCGGGGAACTGGGCCACAGACCTGGCCGGCGGTAGCCAATACGGCTATAAATTACTATGGGTGCTGCTGATGAGTAATATGATGGCATTGCTGCTGCAAAGCCTCAGCGCCCGGCTGGGTATTGTCCGCGGACGTGACCTCGCTCAGGCCAACCGGGAAACCTATCCCAAAGGCGTTAACTTCATACTCTATCTGCTGGCAGAAGTGGCCATCGCAGCCACCGACCTCGCCGAGGTGCTGGGCATGGCCATCGGTATCCAGCTCCTCACCGGCCTCCCGCTGATTTGGGGTGTGAGCCTCACTGTATTCGACACTTTCCTCCTGCTGGTGCTACAACGTTACGGCATCCGTAAAATGGAAGCTTTCATCGTAGCACTGGTAGCCATTGTAGGCATCTCTTTCCTGATACAGCTGATAATGGCCAAACCCAACATGGGTGAGGTAGTACATGGATTCATTCCCACCCTTCCTGACAACACGGCCCTCTACATCGCCATCGGTATTATCGGCGCCACCGTAATGCCGCATAACCTGTACCTTCACTCCGCCCTTGTACAAACCCGCAAAATAAAACGCGATGATGCTGGTATCAAACAAGCGCTGAAACTCAATTTCATCGACAGCACCATCGCACTCAACCTCGCCTTCCTCGTGAATGCAGCCATCCTGATACTGGCCGCTGCCGTATTCTTTAAAACCGGCCGCACGGATGTTGCTGAAATACAGGATGCCCATCAACTGCTGGAACAGCTGCTGAGCAGCAAACTCGCCCCTATCCTCTTTGCCGTGGCGCTGATAGCCGCCGGACAAAGCAGCACCGTAACCGGTACGCTGGCCGGACAAATCATTATGGAAGGATACCTCCACCTGCGTATCAACCCATGGCTGCGCAGACTGCTGACCCGTCTCCTAGCCATCGTTCCTGCGTTCTTCACCATCCTGATTGCCGGCGAAAACCAGGTAGGCCCCCTGCTGGTATTCAGTCAGGTACTACTGAGTATGCAACTGGGATTTGCCATCATCCCGCTGATACACTTCGTCAGCGATAAACACACCATGGGTAAATACGCTATCAAACCCGTTGTCAAAGTCATCAGCTGGGCCATCACGGCATTGTTGGTATATTTGAATATGCGTATGGTGTATACAGAAGCCATGAACTATATCTCCGGCACCGGAAATATATATGTAGACGGTATCATCATCCTGGCCATGCTGGGCTTTGTGGCACTGCTCGTCATCACCATCGTATATCCACTCCTCAGCCGCTATCGTCAGGAAGCTACCGGTGGTATCCATACCCCGCAGGTATCACTCGGTGAACTGGAAAAGCCCGAATACAAACGGATTGCCATGGCACTCGAATTCAGCAAAAAAGATGAACAAATCATCTCCTATGCCATCGCTCACGGTAACGCACAAACGGAATATATCCTGATTCATATTGTGGAAAGCGCCTCTGCTAAATACTTCGGTAAAGAGTCTGATGACTTCGAAACCCGCAAAGACCAGGAACAGCTGGATACCTATCTGGCCCTGCTGCAAAGCCGCGGCATCAAAGCCCGCGGACAACTGGGCTTCCGTCACCGTGCCAAAGAAATCGCCCGTATCGCCAACAACGAAAAAGCCGATTTTCTCATACTCGGCGGCCACGGCCACAAAGGCATCAAAGACTGGATTTATGGAGAAACAGCCGATCAGGTAAGACACTTTGTAAAAATACCCGTACTGGTGGTACAATAA
- a CDS encoding MarR family winged helix-turn-helix transcriptional regulator produces MNSVPRISLLVSQALGLYRLRINGLLAQHNIDLTSEMVMVLRIIWQREGRKQQELADLLYKDKASITKIIHNLESRKLVARVSDDEDARNKKIVLTPKGLALKKQVLPVLDPFLDSITADFSEKELQTTCLVLESIIQKLK; encoded by the coding sequence ATGAATTCCGTACCGAGGATCAGTCTGTTAGTTTCGCAGGCACTGGGGCTTTATCGTTTGCGCATCAATGGTTTGCTGGCACAGCATAATATTGATCTCACGTCGGAGATGGTGATGGTACTGCGGATCATATGGCAGAGGGAAGGCCGCAAACAACAAGAGCTGGCGGACTTGTTGTACAAAGACAAGGCAAGTATTACCAAGATTATCCATAACCTGGAGAGCAGGAAACTGGTGGCCCGGGTGAGTGATGACGAAGATGCCCGCAATAAAAAGATTGTACTGACACCAAAGGGGCTGGCCCTGAAGAAACAGGTGTTGCCGGTGTTGGATCCTTTCCTCGACAGTATTACAGCTGATTTCTCTGAAAAAGAATTGCAAACAACCTGTTTAGTACTGGAATCAATTATCCAAAAATTGAAATAA
- a CDS encoding thioesterase family protein, protein MRAIFQPGDVKQFTRHVRAEDCAAFDSGQVHPVYATFALGRDAEWCCRLFVLEMKTEEEEGIGTKLTVEHLSPALQGSVVLFTATITALQGNEITCSYEAHCDNRLVARGVQVQKILPKAKLERRFASL, encoded by the coding sequence ATGAGAGCGATCTTCCAGCCAGGGGATGTCAAACAATTTACCCGTCATGTGCGGGCAGAAGACTGTGCTGCCTTCGACAGCGGACAGGTACATCCTGTATATGCCACCTTTGCGCTGGGCCGTGATGCGGAATGGTGCTGCCGCCTGTTTGTGCTGGAGATGAAAACGGAAGAAGAAGAAGGCATTGGAACCAAACTCACGGTAGAGCATCTGTCACCTGCCCTGCAAGGCAGCGTGGTATTGTTTACTGCTACCATCACCGCCTTACAGGGAAATGAAATTACCTGCAGTTATGAAGCCCATTGTGATAACCGGCTGGTGGCCAGAGGCGTCCAGGTACAGAAGATCCTTCCCAAAGCCAAACTGGAACGCCGGTTTGCGTCATTATAA
- a CDS encoding sensor histidine kinase — protein MAKQLYKGSSSWSFLTSFLIWLVLYAALLYYWFDLTLWQAITDSSVHVILLGAAGLLISRNLSYYRPGAGINKFLYVTVVSTVMCALWVFFSHWLLVTTFSTDPAYIHWLNSAIPIHFIVGDMIIAGIGYRSQVWYDEEEVQEERERREANEAIVREAELYKLRQQLQPHFLFNSLNSINALIMIRPEQAREMVLKLSDFLRGSLKREDDHWISLKEELQYLQLYLDIEKVRFGHRLSTNVTYDETAEKMYMPPMLLQPVVENAIKFGLYDTIGDITITIRAYVEDGMLLLEVKNPFDNELQQPHKGTGFGLTSIRRRLYLLFARQDLMETGAHENIYTTLIKVPQTHDKSSNN, from the coding sequence TTGGCAAAACAATTATACAAGGGAAGCTCCTCCTGGAGTTTCCTTACTTCTTTCCTGATCTGGCTGGTATTGTATGCCGCCTTGTTGTATTACTGGTTTGATTTAACATTATGGCAGGCAATTACAGATAGTTCTGTTCACGTTATCCTGCTGGGTGCTGCCGGTTTACTGATCAGCCGCAACCTGTCGTATTACAGGCCGGGAGCGGGTATCAACAAATTTTTATATGTAACGGTAGTCAGTACAGTGATGTGTGCCCTTTGGGTATTCTTTAGCCACTGGCTGCTGGTCACCACCTTCAGTACTGATCCGGCTTACATACATTGGTTAAACAGTGCCATCCCTATTCATTTTATTGTTGGAGATATGATCATAGCGGGCATTGGATACAGAAGCCAGGTATGGTATGATGAAGAAGAAGTACAGGAAGAACGTGAAAGGAGAGAAGCCAATGAAGCGATTGTCCGGGAAGCGGAGTTGTATAAGTTACGGCAGCAACTGCAGCCGCACTTTCTGTTTAACAGCCTCAATTCCATCAATGCGCTGATTATGATACGTCCGGAGCAGGCCCGTGAGATGGTGCTTAAGTTATCTGATTTCCTGCGCGGGTCGTTGAAACGGGAAGATGATCACTGGATCTCTCTGAAAGAAGAACTGCAATATCTTCAGCTGTATCTGGATATCGAAAAGGTACGTTTTGGTCATCGTTTATCCACTAACGTTACCTACGATGAAACCGCAGAAAAAATGTATATGCCGCCGATGTTGTTGCAACCAGTTGTGGAAAACGCTATTAAGTTCGGCCTGTACGATACTATCGGAGATATCACCATCACTATAAGGGCTTACGTGGAAGATGGTATGCTGTTGCTCGAAGTAAAAAATCCATTCGACAACGAACTGCAGCAGCCTCATAAAGGCACCGGTTTCGGGCTTACTTCCATCAGACGCCGTCTGTACCTGCTCTTTGCCCGGCAGGATCTTATGGAAACAGGTGCGCATGAAAATATTTATACTACCTTGATTAAAGTACCACAAACACATGATAAAAGCAGTAATAATTGA
- a CDS encoding metal-dependent transcriptional regulator, protein MNLSIAEENYVKAIYKLQEGDTAVTTNALAYELDTKPASVTDMAKKLKEKQLIDYEKYQGITLTAEGRRYALQIVRRHRLWECFLVDKLGFSWEEVHEIAEELEHVRSEKLTTRLSEFLGNPVIDPHGDPIPDANGKMIKPRPQTPLDQANAKRLVVTAVTDQSVALLAFLNAKGIRLGTQLEIVAHYEYDNSIEIKLKHQPTLTISEQVAKNIMVRPV, encoded by the coding sequence ATGAACTTATCTATTGCGGAAGAGAATTACGTGAAAGCTATTTACAAGCTCCAGGAAGGAGATACAGCCGTTACCACCAATGCCCTGGCGTATGAGCTGGACACCAAACCGGCTTCCGTAACAGATATGGCCAAAAAGCTAAAGGAGAAGCAGTTGATAGACTATGAAAAATATCAAGGTATTACCCTGACAGCAGAAGGGCGCCGCTATGCCCTGCAGATCGTACGACGTCACCGCTTATGGGAGTGTTTTCTGGTAGATAAACTGGGCTTCAGCTGGGAAGAGGTACATGAAATCGCGGAAGAGCTGGAACATGTGCGCAGCGAAAAGCTCACCACCCGCCTGAGTGAATTCCTTGGCAATCCGGTTATCGATCCGCATGGCGACCCTATCCCCGACGCCAACGGCAAAATGATCAAACCCAGACCACAAACACCACTGGACCAGGCCAATGCCAAACGCCTGGTGGTCACCGCCGTCACCGATCAGTCCGTTGCCCTCCTCGCCTTCCTGAATGCCAAAGGCATCCGGCTGGGCACTCAACTGGAAATTGTTGCTCACTACGAGTATGACAACTCCATCGAAATCAAATTAAAACACCAGCCAACACTCACTATCAGCGAGCAGGTGGCTAAAAATATTATGGTAAGACCCGTTTAA
- a CDS encoding DUF4288 domain-containing protein, which produces MYWFVAKVVYQIICGNGTHTPQFDEQLRLISAISKKEAYQKAREIGMQEQYAFKNQQQELVQWKFINVPEVYTLDHLTDGMELYSRIEEPGDPNSYLAWLQMKSAQLQGQQYIEVNV; this is translated from the coding sequence ATGTATTGGTTTGTTGCTAAAGTAGTTTACCAGATCATCTGCGGAAATGGCACTCATACGCCGCAATTCGATGAACAGTTAAGACTGATCAGCGCCATCTCTAAAAAAGAGGCTTATCAGAAAGCGAGGGAAATCGGAATGCAGGAACAATACGCATTCAAAAATCAACAACAGGAACTGGTACAATGGAAATTTATCAATGTACCGGAAGTATATACCCTTGATCATCTTACTGATGGCATGGAATTGTATTCCCGCATAGAAGAACCGGGAGATCCCAATTCATATCTGGCCTGGCTGCAAATGAAATCGGCCCAGCTTCAAGGGCAACAATATATTGAAGTCAACGTTTAA
- a CDS encoding SGNH/GDSL hydrolase family protein, whose amino-acid sequence MVPYSFLALGDSYTIGECVAETERFPEQTVELLRSKGIAVQTPRIVATTGWTTDELEQGIRDAHITGTYDIVTLLIGVNNQYRGRDLTEYREQFTALLQQAIGFAGNRPSHVVVLSIPDWGVTPFAADRDRAAIATQIDAYNAANKDIAASIGVHWLNITPYTREAAHDITLVASDGLHPSGKDYARWAADLAAWLPQALH is encoded by the coding sequence ATGGTCCCTTATTCCTTTCTGGCGTTGGGCGATAGTTATACGATCGGTGAATGTGTAGCGGAAACAGAACGTTTTCCGGAACAGACAGTTGAGCTGCTTCGCAGCAAAGGCATAGCTGTGCAAACACCCCGTATAGTAGCTACTACCGGCTGGACGACAGACGAACTGGAGCAGGGCATCAGGGATGCTCATATTACCGGTACTTATGATATAGTGACGCTGCTGATCGGCGTTAATAACCAATACAGGGGCCGTGACCTGACCGAATACCGGGAGCAGTTTACCGCCTTATTGCAACAGGCCATTGGTTTTGCAGGCAACCGGCCTTCCCATGTGGTTGTGCTCTCTATCCCCGACTGGGGCGTGACTCCTTTTGCCGCCGACCGCGACCGTGCTGCTATTGCTACACAGATAGATGCCTACAATGCGGCCAATAAAGACATTGCAGCATCTATAGGTGTTCATTGGCTCAATATTACCCCCTATACCCGTGAGGCTGCACATGATATTACGCTGGTAGCATCCGACGGCCTGCATCCCTCGGGGAAAGATTATGCCCGCTGGGCCGCAGATCTGGCCGCATGGTTACCACAGGCATTGCACTAA
- a CDS encoding LytR/AlgR family response regulator transcription factor, producing MIKAVIIDDEPLAREVVKEFLAHYPQVQLLQECNDGFEGLKAIQQHQPDIIFLDIQMPKITGFEMLELVENMPAVIFTTAFEEHALRAFEVHAVDYLLKPFSRERFDKSFQKWLEQHNNNTAATTALLETAASTPAQSNRVVIKINGKIKIIPVQDIHYLEAADDYVKIITQEGSFLKNKTMSFFEQMLDPQQFTRVHRSYILNVNQVTRIDPYEKENHLAILRSGAKVLVSKTGYPRLKAALGL from the coding sequence ATGATAAAAGCAGTAATAATTGATGATGAACCTCTGGCTCGTGAAGTGGTAAAAGAGTTCCTGGCACACTATCCACAGGTACAGCTGCTGCAGGAATGCAATGATGGTTTTGAAGGATTGAAGGCGATACAACAACATCAGCCGGACATCATTTTTCTGGACATACAGATGCCTAAGATCACAGGCTTTGAGATGCTGGAGCTGGTAGAAAATATGCCTGCTGTGATTTTTACTACCGCCTTCGAAGAACACGCGCTGCGCGCCTTTGAAGTACATGCAGTGGATTATCTGTTGAAACCCTTTTCCCGCGAGCGTTTCGACAAATCCTTCCAGAAATGGCTGGAGCAGCATAATAACAATACCGCTGCTACCACCGCATTACTGGAAACAGCTGCTTCCACGCCAGCACAGAGTAATCGGGTAGTCATCAAAATCAATGGTAAAATCAAAATCATTCCCGTCCAGGATATTCACTATCTGGAAGCGGCAGATGATTATGTGAAAATCATTACCCAGGAAGGTAGTTTCCTGAAGAACAAGACGATGTCTTTTTTTGAGCAAATGCTGGACCCGCAACAGTTTACACGGGTGCACCGTTCTTATATCCTCAATGTAAACCAGGTGACCCGTATTGATCCGTATGAGAAGGAGAACCACCTGGCGATTCTGCGCAGCGGAGCTAAAGTACTGGTGAGCAAAACGGGTTATCCCCGGCTGAAAGCAGCCCTGGGCTTATAA
- a CDS encoding LiaF transmembrane domain-containing protein, whose amino-acid sequence MIKDDIIAKRRKGRNIGGIILIIVGTGLLLKRLDLDIPDWIFSWQMILITVGLVLGFKHNFRGGHWLAMIAVGGIFLAGEIMNWPYNTARFIWPVVLIAIGITALFKRQNEHSYVTDTRYFAKDTSDSDASNEDKINTSSCFSSVERVVTSKNFQGGYVSNVFGGTNLNLMQADINGTVTLEVEAIFGGCEIVVPSNWTIRVDISTVMGGVEEKRPAALLGNIDKDKVLLLKGNCIFGGVEIKSYA is encoded by the coding sequence ATGATCAAAGATGATATTATCGCTAAAAGGAGAAAGGGGCGCAACATCGGAGGAATAATCCTCATTATCGTAGGAACCGGCCTGTTGCTGAAAAGACTGGATCTCGACATACCTGACTGGATTTTTTCCTGGCAGATGATTTTGATAACCGTAGGCCTGGTACTGGGCTTTAAACATAACTTCAGAGGTGGTCACTGGCTTGCAATGATAGCGGTTGGCGGCATCTTTCTGGCCGGTGAGATTATGAACTGGCCTTATAATACAGCCCGCTTTATCTGGCCGGTAGTATTGATTGCAATTGGTATCACCGCATTGTTCAAACGGCAGAACGAGCATTCTTATGTTACAGATACACGGTATTTCGCCAAAGACACCTCGGACAGCGATGCTTCCAACGAAGACAAAATCAACACTTCTTCCTGTTTCAGTTCAGTAGAAAGGGTCGTTACTTCCAAAAATTTCCAGGGAGGTTATGTATCCAACGTGTTTGGTGGTACAAACCTGAACCTGATGCAGGCAGATATCAACGGTACTGTGACGCTGGAAGTGGAAGCTATCTTCGGAGGATGTGAAATCGTGGTGCCCTCCAACTGGACCATCAGAGTAGATATTTCTACCGTTATGGGTGGTGTGGAGGAAAAACGGCCGGCTGCGCTCCTGGGTAATATTGATAAAGACAAGGTGTTGTTGCTGAAAGGCAACTGTATCTTCGGCGGCGTGGAAATCAAAAGCTATGCATGA
- the icd gene encoding NADP-dependent isocitrate dehydrogenase — translation MPAEKISMNNGLLQVPTHPIIPFIEGDGIGPDIWKASVRVFDAAVEKAYGSERKIEWKEVLAGEKAFQETGEWLPKATLDALKEYLVSIKGPLSTPVGGGIRSLNVAMRQELDLYACVRPVRWFNKVPSPVKHPEKVDMVIFRENTEDIYAGIEYMTGTPEAEKLLNFLQNEMGVKKIRFPQTSSLGIKPVSIEGTERLVRAAILYALEHKRPSVSLVHKGNIMKFTEGGFKNWGYALAEREFGDKVYTWERWEKTKKEQNEEAANKELKVALAEGKLLIKDVIADNFLQQILLAPQDYSVVATLNLNGDYISDALAAAVGGIGIAPGANINYVTGHAVFEATHGTAPRFANTNTMNPSSVILSGVMMLEYMGWKEAAQIIVHGLSTAIARKRVTIDFYNLMDDATLVKTSEFADEVIKQMQH, via the coding sequence ATGCCGGCAGAAAAAATATCGATGAACAATGGCCTGTTACAGGTCCCTACCCACCCAATCATACCATTTATAGAAGGCGACGGAATTGGTCCGGATATCTGGAAAGCCAGCGTCCGTGTATTCGACGCAGCTGTTGAAAAAGCCTATGGTAGCGAAAGGAAAATTGAATGGAAAGAAGTATTGGCAGGTGAAAAAGCCTTCCAGGAAACCGGCGAATGGCTGCCTAAAGCGACGCTGGACGCGTTGAAAGAGTATCTGGTGTCTATCAAAGGTCCGTTGTCTACACCTGTAGGTGGTGGTATCCGTTCCCTCAATGTGGCTATGCGCCAGGAACTGGACCTCTACGCCTGTGTAAGGCCTGTACGTTGGTTCAACAAAGTACCTTCTCCTGTTAAACATCCTGAAAAGGTAGACATGGTCATCTTCCGTGAAAACACAGAAGATATCTATGCCGGCATCGAATATATGACAGGTACGCCTGAGGCGGAAAAACTGCTCAATTTCCTGCAAAATGAAATGGGCGTTAAGAAAATCCGTTTCCCGCAAACCTCTTCCCTCGGTATCAAACCCGTATCTATCGAAGGTACAGAAAGACTGGTTCGTGCTGCCATCCTCTATGCACTCGAGCACAAACGTCCTTCCGTATCCCTCGTACACAAAGGGAATATCATGAAATTCACCGAAGGTGGTTTCAAAAACTGGGGCTACGCACTCGCTGAAAGAGAATTCGGTGATAAAGTATACACCTGGGAACGCTGGGAAAAAACTAAAAAAGAACAAAACGAAGAAGCTGCCAATAAAGAGCTGAAAGTAGCGCTGGCTGAAGGTAAACTGCTGATCAAAGACGTGATCGCGGACAACTTCCTCCAACAGATACTGCTGGCTCCGCAGGACTATTCCGTAGTAGCTACCCTCAACCTGAACGGTGATTATATCTCCGATGCACTGGCTGCCGCTGTTGGTGGTATTGGTATCGCCCCTGGCGCCAATATCAACTACGTTACCGGTCATGCTGTGTTTGAAGCTACCCACGGTACAGCTCCTCGCTTCGCCAACACCAATACTATGAATCCATCTTCCGTTATCCTTAGCGGTGTAATGATGCTGGAATACATGGGCTGGAAAGAAGCTGCACAGATCATTGTTCACGGTTTGAGCACCGCTATCGCCCGCAAACGCGTTACCATCGATTTCTACAATCTGATGGACGACGCCACCCTGGTGAAAACCAGCGAATTTGCTGACGAGGTGATCAAACAAATGCAGCACTAA
- a CDS encoding MFS transporter, with protein sequence MAYALSPYRSYIPRLIKGPVIILLILLQSFVLGITSTTASRLSAFYGIEPETVVWFSQIGAVGMVAIIPVYYRLRMYFKKADLLQLALCLQVLLALLCFTVDYAPLLLVTNFFMGMLKLICLLDFISVLTANYPVMRHRALFYGIYYTIARIGGELADIFVNPVLEDYDWRDIYLISAVSASICIIICAVLFHRQRMHRKVPLYQVDWLSMFLFAAAALLFCYMLTYGKTLDWFEDETILYALVGCCISTLLFVYRQYHVKRPFWNLRVFSLYRQVPLGIAFMLVLYVFYSTNFLFNYYAGYNFREEENYLSQVAFITLCAYLVSFPLTGLLLYKGIQRRVMLCIGFLSYAGSLYLFCNSIQTSASFEGLVLPYLMQGMAYGMVLTTLSTFAATNIPREMNADRVMGSLSFRYIIGSFAGYSLYSNWLFRSTVVHASRLSEGLTYENPLYHTELNSFRALYLSHGMDMQDATAAALATIQKKLQLQAMLVSIRDISMQAAIAAAIVACVVLLVRKFEMHEMGVGNTYKIV encoded by the coding sequence ATGGCTTACGCGTTATCACCTTACCGGTCATATATTCCTCGGCTGATAAAAGGGCCGGTGATAATATTGCTGATCCTGCTGCAGTCGTTTGTGTTGGGGATCACGAGTACAACGGCTTCTCGGTTGTCGGCTTTTTACGGCATTGAGCCGGAGACTGTCGTATGGTTTTCGCAGATCGGCGCGGTGGGGATGGTGGCGATTATACCGGTGTATTATCGTTTACGGATGTACTTTAAAAAAGCAGACCTGCTGCAGCTGGCGTTGTGTTTACAGGTATTGCTGGCCCTGTTGTGTTTTACGGTAGACTATGCGCCGTTGTTGCTGGTCACCAACTTTTTTATGGGTATGCTGAAACTGATATGTTTGCTGGATTTTATTTCGGTGCTGACGGCCAATTATCCGGTGATGCGCCACAGGGCTTTATTTTACGGCATCTACTATACTATTGCCAGGATAGGGGGAGAGCTGGCAGATATTTTTGTGAACCCGGTGCTGGAAGATTATGACTGGCGTGATATTTACCTGATCTCTGCTGTATCCGCCAGTATTTGTATTATTATTTGTGCGGTATTGTTTCATCGTCAGCGCATGCACCGGAAAGTGCCGTTGTATCAGGTAGACTGGCTGAGTATGTTCCTGTTTGCGGCGGCAGCCTTGTTATTCTGTTATATGCTTACTTACGGTAAAACGCTGGACTGGTTTGAGGATGAGACGATACTGTATGCGCTGGTGGGCTGTTGTATCAGCACGTTGTTGTTTGTATACCGGCAGTATCATGTGAAGCGCCCGTTCTGGAACCTCCGTGTCTTCAGCCTGTATCGACAGGTGCCGCTGGGGATTGCGTTTATGCTGGTGTTGTATGTTTTTTACAGTACCAATTTTTTGTTTAACTATTATGCGGGTTATAATTTCAGGGAAGAAGAAAATTATCTTTCACAGGTTGCTTTCATTACGTTGTGTGCTTATCTGGTGAGCTTTCCGTTGACGGGGCTGCTGCTGTATAAGGGGATACAGCGCCGGGTGATGCTGTGTATCGGCTTTTTGTCATATGCCGGGTCTTTATATCTTTTCTGTAACAGTATTCAAACGTCTGCTTCTTTTGAGGGGCTGGTGTTGCCTTACCTGATGCAGGGTATGGCTTACGGGATGGTGTTAACTACGTTATCCACATTTGCAGCTACCAATATTCCCCGGGAGATGAATGCGGACAGGGTGATGGGCAGTTTATCATTTCGTTATATTATAGGTTCATTTGCGGGATATTCGTTGTACAGCAACTGGTTGTTCAGAAGTACAGTGGTTCATGCCTCCCGGCTGTCGGAGGGGCTTACCTATGAGAATCCGTTATATCATACAGAGTTAAACTCTTTCAGGGCTTTATACCTTTCCCATGGGATGGACATGCAAGATGCCACCGCAGCGGCATTGGCCACGATCCAGAAAAAACTGCAGCTACAGGCAATGCTGGTATCTATACGGGATATTTCCATGCAGGCCGCTATCGCGGCGGCGATAGTGGCCTGCGTGGTATTACTGGTGCGTAAATTTGAGATGCATGAAATGGGGGTAGGGAATACCTATAAAATCGTATAG